The Microcebus murinus isolate Inina chromosome 1, M.murinus_Inina_mat1.0, whole genome shotgun sequence genome includes a region encoding these proteins:
- the LOC105872752 gene encoding olfactory receptor 5AC2 — protein sequence MSARNKTLVTEFVLTGLTDQPWLQVLFFVVFFMVYLITMVGNLGLMALIWKDPHLQTPMYLFLGGLAFVDVCTSTSVTPRMLVNFLDKTAMISLAECITQFYFFASSATTECFLLVVMAYDRYVAICNPLLYPVMMSSKLCTQLISVSYAIGFLHPLVHVSLLLRLTFCRSNIIHYFYCEIVQLFKISCNDSSINALLIFIFAALIQISTLMTIIISYMRVLFDILKKKSEKGRSKAFSTCSAHLLSVSLYYGTLIFMYVRPASGLAEDQDKMYSLFYTIIIPLLNPFIYSLRNKEVMAALRRVTKK from the coding sequence ATGTCAGCAAGAAATAAGACTCTTGTGACAGAGTTTGTTCTCACAGGACTTACAGATCAACCATGGCTGCAGGTTCTCTTCTTCGTTGTGTTCTTCATGGTCTACCTCATCACCATGGTGGGCAACCTTGGACTGATGGCTCTAATTTGGAAGGACCCTCATCTTCAGACACCTATGTACTTATTTCTTGGTGGGTTAGCCTTTGTAGATGTTTGTACTTCCACTTCTGTGACCCCCAGGATGCTGGTCAATTTCTTAGACAAGACTGCAATGATATCCCTAGCTGAGTGCATCACtcagttttacttttttgcttcCAGTGCAACAACAGAATGCTTCCTCCTGGTagtgatggcctatgaccgctatgtAGCCATATGTAACCCTTTGCTTTATCCAGTCATGATGTCTAGCAAACTCTGCACTCAATTGATAAGTGTTTCATATGCAATTGGTTTTCTGCATCCCCTGGTTCATGTGAGTTTGCTATTAAGATTAACTTTTTGCAGGtctaatataatacattatttctaCTGTGAAATTGTACAACTCTTCAAAATTTCATGCAATGACTCATCTATTAATGCactactaatatttatttttgcagctCTCATACAAATATCCACTTTAATGACTATCATAATCTCTTATATGCGTGTGCTCTttgatattctgaaaaaaaagtctgaaaaaggCAGAAGCAAAGCCTTTTCCACATGCAGTGCTCATCTGCTTTCAGTCTCGTTATACTATGGAACTCTCATCTTCATGTATGTGCGTCCTGCATCTGGCCTAGCTGAAGATCAGGACAAAATGTATTCTCTATTTTACACGATTATAATTCCCCTACTGAATCCGTTTATTTACAGTTTGAGAAATAAAGAAGTTATGGCTGCCTTAAGAAGAGTTACAAAGAAGTAA